A stretch of the Macaca thibetana thibetana isolate TM-01 chromosome X, ASM2454274v1, whole genome shotgun sequence genome encodes the following:
- the ARMCX3 gene encoding armadillo repeat-containing X-linked protein 3 → MGYARKVGWVTAGLVIGAGACYCIYKLTRGRKQNKEKMAEGGSGDVDDAGDCSGARYNDWSDDDDDSNESKSIVWYPPWARIGTEAGTRARARARARATRARRAVQKRASPNSDDTILSPQELQKVLCLVEMSEKPYILEAALIALGNNAAYAFNRDIIRDLGGLPIVAKILNTRDPIVKEKALIVLNNLSVNAENQRRLKVYMNQVCDDTITSRLNSSVQLAGLRLLTNMTVTNEYQHMLANSISDFFRLFSAGNEETKLQVLKLLLNLAENPAMTRELLRAQVPSSLGSLFNKKENKEVILKLLVIFENINDNFKWEENEPTQNQFGEGSLFFFLKEFQVCADKVLGIESHHDFLVKVKVGKFMAKLAEHMFPKSQE, encoded by the coding sequence ATGGGCTACGCCAGGAAAGTAGGCTGGGTGACTGCAGGCCTGGTGATTGGGGCTGGCGCCTGCTATTGCATTTATAAACTGACTAggggaagaaaacagaacaagGAAAAAATGGCTGAGGGTGGATCTGGGGATGTGGATGATGCTGGGGACTGTTCTGGGGCCAGGTATAATGACTggtctgatgatgatgatgacagcaaTGAGAGCAAGAGTATAGTATGGTACCCACCTTGGGCCCGGATTGGGACTGAAGCTGGAACCAGAGCCAGGGCCAGGGCAAGGGCCAGGGCTACCCGGGCACGTCGGGCTGTCCAGAAACGGGCTTCCCCCAATTCAGATGATACCATTTTGTCCCCTCAAGAGCTGCAAAAGGTTCTTTGCTTGGTTGAGATGTCTGAAAAGCCTTATATTCTTGAAGCAGCTTTAATTGCTCTGGGTAACAATGCTGCTTATGCATTTAACAGAGATATTATTCGTGATCTCGGTGGTCTCCCAATTGTCGCAAAGATTCTCAATACGCGGGATCCCATAGTTAAGGAAAAGGCTTTAATTGTCCTGAATAACTTGAGTGTGAATGCTGAAAATCAGCGCAGGCTTAAGGTATACATGAATCAAGTGTGTGATGACACAATCACTTCTCGATTGAACTCATCTGTGCAGCTTGCTGGACTGAGATTGCTTACAAATATGACTGTTACTAATGAGTATCAGCACATGCTTGCTAATTCCATTTCTGACTTTTTTCGTTTATTTTCAGCGGGAAATGAAGAAACCAAACTTCAGGTTCTGAAACTCCTTTTGAATTTGGCTGAAAATCCAGCCATGACTAGGGAACTGCTCAGGGCCCAAGTACCATCTTCACTGGGCTCCCTCTTTAATAAGAAGGAGAACAAAGAAGTTATTCTTAAACTTCTGGTCATATTTGAGAATATAAATGATAATTTcaaatgggaagaaaatgaaCCTACTCAGAATCAATTCGGTGAaggttcactttttttctttttaaaagaatttcaagtGTGTGCTGATAAGGTTCTGGGAATAGAAAGCCACCATGATTTTTTGGTGAAAGTAAAAGTTGGAAAATTCATGGCCAAACTGGCTGAACATATGTTCCCAAAGAGCCAGGAataa
- the LOC126946019 gene encoding protein ARMCX6, which translates to MGRAREVGWMAAGLMIGAGACYCVYKLTIGRDDSEKLEEEEEEEWDDDQELDEEEPDIWFDIETMARPWSEDGDWTEPGAPGGTEDRPSGGGKANRAHPIKQRPFPYEHKNTWSAQNCKNGSCVLDLSKCLFIQGKLLFAEPKDAGFPFSQDINSHLASLSMVRNTGPTPDPTVREALCATDNLNARIESECQIKMYINEVCQETVSHCCNSFLQQAGLNLLISMTVINNMLAKSVSDLKFPLISEGSGCAKVQVLKPLMGLSEKPVLAGELVGAQMLFSFMSLFIRKGNREILLETPAP; encoded by the coding sequence ATGGGCCGGGCTCGGGAAGTGGGTTGGATGGCGGCAGGACTGATGATTGGGGCTGGTGCCTGCTACTGCGTTTACAAACTGACCATAGGAAGAGATGACAGTgagaagctggaggaggaggaggaagaggagtgggACGATGACCAGGAGCTGGATGAGGAGGAGCCTGATATTTGGTTTGATATTGAAACTATGGCTCGGCCCTGGAGTGAGGATGGGGATTGGACTGAACCTGGGGCCCCAGGTGGCACAGAAGACAGGCCCTCAGGGGGAGGCAAGGCCAACCGAGCACACCCAATAAAACAGCGGCCATTCCCCTATGAACATAAAAATACTTGGAGTGCTCAAAATTGTAAAAATGGCAGTTGTGTTCTGGACCTCTCCAAGTGTCTTTTCATTCAGGGAAAACTGTTGTTTGCTGAGCCCAAGGATGCGGGCTTTCCATTTAGCCAGGATATCAATAGCCATTTGGCCAGTCTCTCAATGGTTAGAAACACGGGCCCCACACCAGACCCCACTGTTAGAGAGGCTTTGTGTGCCACGGATAACTTAAATGCCAGGATTGAAAGTGAGTGCCAGATTAAGATGTACATCAATGAAGTGTGTCAGGAGACTGTGTCACATTGCTGCAACTCATTTCTGCAGCAGGCCGGATTAAATTTGTTAATAAGCATGACAGTTATTAATAACATGCTTGCCAAGTCCGTTTCAGACTTGAAGTTTCCTTTGATATCAGAGGGAAGTGGATGTGCTAAGGTTCAGGTTTTGAAACCACTGATGGGTTTGTCTGAAAAGCCAGTCTTGGCGGGGGAGTTAGTCGGTGCCCAGATGCTCTTCTCATTCATGTCCCTCTTtatcagaaaaggaaacagagagatTCTCCTGGAAACCCCTGCCCCATAA